The region AGATGGAGCCATGCTGAGGCCGGGATTCCGCCCAAACGGCCAGGGCGTTTTCCTGCCGGCCGGCGCGGCGCGGCAAGGGCGTGTCGTCGGCGAGACGCGCGCGTGCGTGATCGCTCGCAATGGGCATGCGAGCCTTCTTTCCGATGGCGTGTCAGGGGCGCTGTCGGACCATCTGCCCAGGTCGGGCGCGCATGGGGTGCAAGCATGATCGACCTGCGATTGATCGGCGTGGGCACCGGCAACCCCGAGCACCTGACACTGGCCGCGGTCGAGGCACTGAACGGTGCCGACCTGATCCTGATTCCGCGGAAAGGACCGGAAAAGGCCGATCTGGCCGATCTGCGCCACCGCATTCTGGCCAAGGTGCTAAGTCGGCCGGTGCCGGTGGCGGAGTTCGACATGCCGGTCCGTGCCGACGCGGGCGACTATCTGATGGCGGTCGAGCGCTGGCATGCGGAAATCGCGCGGGCCTGGACCGATGTCCTGAGCCAGCGACTGCCCGATGGCGGGCGGGCCGCGCTCTTGGTCTGGGGCGATCCGTCCCTCTATGACAGCACGCTCAGGATTGCCGGGCGGCTGCAAGCCGATGGGCTGCCGCTCCGCGTCTCGGTTGTGCCGGGAATCACCAGCCTGCAATTGCTGACCGCCGCGCATGCGGTGCCGCTGAACGGGCTGGGGCAGCCGGTTGTCATCACCACCGGGCGCTGGCTGCGCCGCCATGGCTGGCCCGAAGCCGCAGACCGGGTCGCCGTGATGCTGGACGCCGGCGGCGCCTATCGGGTGCTCGACCCGCAGGGCGTGCATATCTGGTGGGGTGCCGCTCTGGGACTGCCGCAGCAAGCGTTGATCGCCGGCCCGCTGGCGGCGGTTGCAGACCGTATCGGGGAGACGCGCGCCCGGCTGCGCGCCGCGCACGGCTGGGTGATGGACATTTACCTTCTCAGCCGGGCCGGGCTGTCATGAGCGAGCGCCTGCTGCGTCCGATCCTTCCCCGCTACGGACTTGCGGCCGAAATGCCGTTGACGCTGGTCAACCGGTCCGAGAACGAGACCTGGTCCGTGGACGGCGGCACGCTGTTCCTGCGTCTGCACCGCGACGGCTATCACAGCCGGAGCGAGATCGCCTCGGAACTGGCCTGGCTATCGGCCTTGCAGGGCCTGCCGGGGTTGAACTGCGTGCGGCCGGTGGCGGATCGGCAGGAGCACCTGATCCAGACGGTCGGCGGCCGGCATGTCGTCGCGTTCGCTCCCGTCGCCGGACGCGAACCAACGCTGCGGGATGATCTCGGATCCTGGTTCGCGCACCTCGGCGCGATCACCGCGCGCTTGCATGCCCACGCTCGCGCGTGGCCGCGCCCGCCCGGCTTCCGGCGGAAGCGCTGGGATGCGGCCGCCGTTCTGGGGCCGTGCGCGCACTGGGGACAGTGGCGGGCGGCCGAGGGTTTGACGGCGGACGGCCGGTCGATCCTGTGCCGGCTGGAGGCGCTGCTCCGGGAGCGGCTCGCGGCCTATGGCACGGGGCCGGAGCGTTTCGGGCTGATTCACGGCGATCTGCGGCTCGCCAACCTGCTGATCGGCGACGACGGCCTGTGGGTGATCGATTTCGACGACTGCGGCTTTGGCTGGTGGATGTACGATTTCGCTGCCGCGGTCTCCTTCATTGAAACCGACCGGCGGTTGCCCGAACTGGCCGCGCGCTGGCTGGAGGGGTATCGGCGCGAACGGCCGCTCGCCCCCGGGGATGCCGCCATGCTGCCGGCCCTGGTCATGCTGCGCCGGCTCCAACTGACCGCATGGCTGGGCACGCGGGCGGATTCGCATACCGCCGCCGATGTCGGAGCGGCGTCCTTTACCGAACACACGGTGGCGCTCGGCCAGCGGTTCCTTGCGTGCGGCGCCTCGCGCTTCTGGGAGGGTTGGACATGATCCTGGCCCTCGCCGCAATGCTGGCCGAACTGGCAACCGGCTATCCACAACGCATCTTCCGCCGGATCGGCCATCCCGTATCCTGGATCGGTGCGGGCATCGCGGCCGCGGACCGGAACTGGAACCGGGAACGCCGCACGCCGGCAGCGCGGTTTGCGGCGGGCGCCCTGCTGGTGGTGCTGCTGCTGGCCGGGTCGGTTGCCATCGGCCTGGCGTTCGAGATGGTTCTGGCGCTATCGGCTTCCGGCACCGTCGCGTTCTTGGCCATTGCCATCGCGATGGGCACCCTGATCGCCCAGCGCAGCCTCCACGACCATGTGCTGGCGGTGGCGGAGGCGATGGAAACGGAGGGGCTGGAAGCCGGACGGCAGGCGCTGTCGCTGGTGGTGGGACGCGATACGCAGGCGCTGGACGGGGCCGGCGTGGTGCGCGCCGCCATCGAAAGCCTGGCCGAGAACTTTTCGGACGGGGTGGTGGCGCCGGTGGTCTGGCTGGCCGTGGCCGGTCCGGCCGGTGCGATTGCCTACAAGGCCGTCAATACCGCGGACAGCATGATCGGCCACCGCACCGCCCGGCACGAGGCATTCGGCAAGGCTGCCGCGCGGCTGGACGACCTGATCAACCTGCCGGCATCCCGTCTTGCCGCGGTGTTGATCGCCCTTGCGGCTCTGGTACAGCCCGGCGCGCGATGCCGGGATGCCATCCGCACGGTGATGCGGGACGCGCGGCAGCATCGCTCCCCCAATGCGGGCTGGCCGGAAGCGGCGGTGGCGGGCGCGCTGGGCATCCGGCTATCCGGCCCCAGGGTCTATGGGGGTGTGCCAAGCTCCGACGCAGCGATCAACGCGGGCGGCCGTGCGAATTTGGTCCCGGCGGATATCCACCGGGCGCTGGCCCTCTATCGCCGGGCCGATGCGTTGCTGATCGGCCTGCTGGCCCTGGGAGCGGTGCTGCAATGGGCGCTTTAAGAGTGCGTCGGACGGTTCACCTGGCGGATGGCCCGGTGCTCGCCGCCAAAACACCGGATTTCCGTCAGCGAGAGGGGAGCGATCTCGAAGGCGAGGCCGGCCGCAACCGACCCGATGGCCAGGGCCAACGCGGCGCGGATGATGCCGGCGTGCGCAATCACCGCGACGCGCCCGCCGGCACCGCCCAGTTCGGTCAGCGCGGGCGCAGCGCGGGCGCACAACGCCGCGAAGCTCTCGCCGCCGGGCGGGACGTGGCGGGCAAGGTCCTCTCGGTTCAGCGGCCCGATATCCGGCAGGTCGCCGAGCGGCATGCCTTCCCAGGCGCCGAAATCCTGCTCCCACAGACGCGGGTCGACGGTTGTGGGCCGATCCGGAAACAGGGCCTCCGCGGTCTGTCGGCAGCGCAATGCCGGGCTGGAGACCACCCGGTCCACCGGCCCGATCACGCGCAGCACCTCTGCAATCGCCGTCGCGCCGGGCAGGGCGGCCGCAACATCGTCCCGGCCATGCAGCCGGGTTCCATCGTCCACCGGAGCGTGGCGGATCAACAGCAACTCGGTGCAGCGCGCCGTGCGGTCCGGCATCCGGGCCTCCTTCCTGAATCCTTCTAGCCTGAGAGCAATCATCATGCCCCATAGTCTCATCACAGGTGGCGCGCATTCGGGCAAGAGCCGGCGTGCCGAATTCCTGGTTCGCAGCCTGCCCGGCCGGCCGATCTACATTGCAACCGCCGAAATCGGGGATGCGGAGATGGCGGCCCGCGTCGCGGAACACCAGGCCCGGCGCGGCCCGGAGTGGGACGAGCATCCCGCTCCACTCGATCTTTGCCCTGCCTTGCAGCAGACGGACGGGCGCGGCCCCCGGCTGGTCGACTGCCTGACCCTCTGGCTCTCGAACCTGTTCGCGGCGGAGCGGGATTGGCAGGCCGCCGCAAAGGATCTGGTCGCCTGTTTGGCACGACAGCAGAGCCCCGTCATCCTGGTGACGAACGAGGTGGGGCTGGGGCTCGTGCCGGAGAGCAGGCTCGGCCGGAATTTCCGTGATGCCCAGGGATGCCTCAACCAAATCGTGGCGGGCGCGGTGGCGCGTGTGGAGCTTGTGGTCGCCGGCATTCCGGTCCGGGTGAAATCGTGAGCGATCGGCTGGATTTCTCGTCCTTTGCGGCCTTGCGGCGAACGCTGGCGCACGGTCTGCCCGGTCCGGACCCAACGATGGCGGCGGCTGCGCGCCGGCGGCAGGACAGTCTGACCAAGCCGCCCGGCAGTCTGGGCGTACTGGAAGAGCTGGCCGTATTCTTGGCCGGCTGGCAGGGGCGGGAGCGTCCCGAAATCGGCCGCGCGCAGGCACTGATCTTTGCCGGCAATCATG is a window of Alphaproteobacteria bacterium DNA encoding:
- a CDS encoding precorrin-6A synthase (deacetylating), yielding MIDLRLIGVGTGNPEHLTLAAVEALNGADLILIPRKGPEKADLADLRHRILAKVLSRPVPVAEFDMPVRADAGDYLMAVERWHAEIARAWTDVLSQRLPDGGRAALLVWGDPSLYDSTLRIAGRLQADGLPLRVSVVPGITSLQLLTAAHAVPLNGLGQPVVITTGRWLRRHGWPEAADRVAVMLDAGGAYRVLDPQGVHIWWGAALGLPQQALIAGPLAAVADRIGETRARLRAAHGWVMDIYLLSRAGLS
- the cobD gene encoding cobalamin biosynthesis protein CobD: MDMILALAAMLAELATGYPQRIFRRIGHPVSWIGAGIAAADRNWNRERRTPAARFAAGALLVVLLLAGSVAIGLAFEMVLALSASGTVAFLAIAIAMGTLIAQRSLHDHVLAVAEAMETEGLEAGRQALSLVVGRDTQALDGAGVVRAAIESLAENFSDGVVAPVVWLAVAGPAGAIAYKAVNTADSMIGHRTARHEAFGKAAARLDDLINLPASRLAAVLIALAALVQPGARCRDAIRTVMRDARQHRSPNAGWPEAAVAGALGIRLSGPRVYGGVPSSDAAINAGGRANLVPADIHRALALYRRADALLIGLLALGAVLQWAL
- the cobU gene encoding bifunctional adenosylcobinamide kinase/adenosylcobinamide-phosphate guanylyltransferase, which encodes MPHSLITGGAHSGKSRRAEFLVRSLPGRPIYIATAEIGDAEMAARVAEHQARRGPEWDEHPAPLDLCPALQQTDGRGPRLVDCLTLWLSNLFAAERDWQAAAKDLVACLARQQSPVILVTNEVGLGLVPESRLGRNFRDAQGCLNQIVAGAVARVELVVAGIPVRVKS
- a CDS encoding histidine phosphatase family protein: MPDRTARCTELLLIRHAPVDDGTRLHGRDDVAAALPGATAIAEVLRVIGPVDRVVSSPALRCRQTAEALFPDRPTTVDPRLWEQDFGAWEGMPLGDLPDIGPLNREDLARHVPPGGESFAALCARAAPALTELGGAGGRVAVIAHAGIIRAALALAIGSVAAGLAFEIAPLSLTEIRCFGGEHRAIRQVNRPTHS
- a CDS encoding phosphotransferase; its protein translation is MSERLLRPILPRYGLAAEMPLTLVNRSENETWSVDGGTLFLRLHRDGYHSRSEIASELAWLSALQGLPGLNCVRPVADRQEHLIQTVGGRHVVAFAPVAGREPTLRDDLGSWFAHLGAITARLHAHARAWPRPPGFRRKRWDAAAVLGPCAHWGQWRAAEGLTADGRSILCRLEALLRERLAAYGTGPERFGLIHGDLRLANLLIGDDGLWVIDFDDCGFGWWMYDFAAAVSFIETDRRLPELAARWLEGYRRERPLAPGDAAMLPALVMLRRLQLTAWLGTRADSHTAADVGAASFTEHTVALGQRFLACGASRFWEGWT